In a genomic window of Gambusia affinis linkage group LG04, SWU_Gaff_1.0, whole genome shotgun sequence:
- the opn6a gene encoding opsin 6, group member a isoform X1: MSLSNAAGPGPAWKNHSFSTGGGRDPPLSDQGETIIGVYLLLLGWMSWFGNSIVLFVLLRQRASLQPTDYLTFNLAISDASISVFGYSRGIIEIFNVFQDSSHLVSSVWTCQVDGFFTLVFGLSSIYTLTVISFTRYIKGCHSNRGLGPAELISVVSEPWLEGASDPAALSSVSAHRITRSSVFVSLLCIWVTAGFWSAAPLLGWGSYTDRGYGTCEIDWSKASYSAVYRSYIISIFVFCFFVPVLIMLFCYVSIINTVKRGNALSANGDLTDRQRKIERDVTIVSIVICTAFILAWSPYAVVSMWSACGFHVPNLTSIFTRLFAKSASFYNPLIYFGLSSKFRKDVAILLPCTQNAKDAVRLKRFRPKAEGHGRRAAGGARLKGPLNRSEKKYSPMNQIPQAATLGSGKETPPPGTAPADAKEVFFINMAAANEASSEFECVRL; encoded by the exons ATGTCTCTTAGCAACGCCGCCGGACCCGGACCCGCCTGGAAGAATCACAGCTTCAGCACAGGGGGAGGCAGGGACCCCCCTCTATCTGACCAGGGAGAGACTATCATCGGGGTCTACCTCCTGCTGCTGG GGTGGATGTCCTGGTTTGGGAACAGCATCGTCCTCTTTGTCCTCCTCAGACAGAGAGCGTCTCTGCAGCCCACTGACtacctgacctttaacctcgCCATCTCCGATGCCAGCATCTCCGTGTTTGGGTACTCCAGAGGCATCATTGAGATCTTCAACGTCTTCCAGGACAGCAGCCACCTTGTCTCCTCTGTCTGGACCTGCCAG gTGGACGGGTTCTTCACGTTGGTGTTTGGTCTTAGCAGCATCTACACCCTGACAGTGATCAGCTTCACCCGCTACATTAAAGGGTGCCACTCCAACAGAGGTCTGGGCCCAGCAGAACTCATCTCGGTAGTTTCAGAACCCTGGCTGGAAGGTGCTTCTGACCCTGCAGCTCTGTCTTCTGTTTCAGCTCATCGCATCACCAGGAGCTCTGTTTTCGTCTCTTTGCTCTGCATCTGGGTCACGGCTGGGTTCTGGTCTGCAGCGCCGCTGTTAGGCTGGGGCAGCTACACAG ATCGGGGGTACGGTACTTGTGAGATCGACTGGTCCAAAGCCAGCTACTCTGCCGTCTACCGGTCTTACATCATCTCCATCTTCGTCTTCTGCTTCTTCGTGCCGGTCCTCATCATGCTCTTCTGCTACGTGTCCATCATCAACACGGTGAAGAGGGGCAACGCCCTTTCTGCCAACGGAGACCTGACCGACCGGCAGAGGAAGATCGAGAGAGATGTCACCATC GTATCCATAGTGATCTGCACGGCCTTCATCCTGGCCTGGTCTCCTTATGCAGTGGTCTCCATGTGGTCAGCCTGCGGTTTCCATGTGCCCAACCTGACAAGCATCTTCACTCGCCTCTTTGCCAAGTCCGCCAGCTTCTACAACCCCCTGATCTACTTTGGCCTCAGCTCCAAGTTCCGTAAAGACGTGGCCATCTTGCTTCCCTGCACCCAGAACGCCAAAGATGCCGTCAGGCTGAAGCGCTTCAGACCAAAGGCAGAAGGTCACGGCCGCCGCGCTGCAGGAGGAGCCAGACTCAAAGGTCCCCTGAACCGCTCTGAAAAGAAGTACTCCCCGATGAACCAGATCCCTCAGGCTGCCACCCTGGGCAGTGGCAAGGAGACGCCGCCGCCTGGCACTGCACCAGCTGACGCCAAGGAAGTGTTTTTCATCAACATGGCCGCTGCGAACGAGGCCAGCTCTGAGTTTGAGTGTGTCAGACTCTGA
- the opn6a gene encoding opsin 6, group member a isoform X2, with product MSLSNAAGPGPAWKNHSFSTGGGRDPPLSDQGETIIGVYLLLLGWMSWFGNSIVLFVLLRQRASLQPTDYLTFNLAISDASISVFGYSRGIIEIFNVFQDSSHLVSSVWTCQVDGFFTLVFGLSSIYTLTVISFTRYIKGCHSNRAHRITRSSVFVSLLCIWVTAGFWSAAPLLGWGSYTDRGYGTCEIDWSKASYSAVYRSYIISIFVFCFFVPVLIMLFCYVSIINTVKRGNALSANGDLTDRQRKIERDVTIVSIVICTAFILAWSPYAVVSMWSACGFHVPNLTSIFTRLFAKSASFYNPLIYFGLSSKFRKDVAILLPCTQNAKDAVRLKRFRPKAEGHGRRAAGGARLKGPLNRSEKKYSPMNQIPQAATLGSGKETPPPGTAPADAKEVFFINMAAANEASSEFECVRL from the exons ATGTCTCTTAGCAACGCCGCCGGACCCGGACCCGCCTGGAAGAATCACAGCTTCAGCACAGGGGGAGGCAGGGACCCCCCTCTATCTGACCAGGGAGAGACTATCATCGGGGTCTACCTCCTGCTGCTGG GGTGGATGTCCTGGTTTGGGAACAGCATCGTCCTCTTTGTCCTCCTCAGACAGAGAGCGTCTCTGCAGCCCACTGACtacctgacctttaacctcgCCATCTCCGATGCCAGCATCTCCGTGTTTGGGTACTCCAGAGGCATCATTGAGATCTTCAACGTCTTCCAGGACAGCAGCCACCTTGTCTCCTCTGTCTGGACCTGCCAG gTGGACGGGTTCTTCACGTTGGTGTTTGGTCTTAGCAGCATCTACACCCTGACAGTGATCAGCTTCACCCGCTACATTAAAGGGTGCCACTCCAACAGAG CTCATCGCATCACCAGGAGCTCTGTTTTCGTCTCTTTGCTCTGCATCTGGGTCACGGCTGGGTTCTGGTCTGCAGCGCCGCTGTTAGGCTGGGGCAGCTACACAG ATCGGGGGTACGGTACTTGTGAGATCGACTGGTCCAAAGCCAGCTACTCTGCCGTCTACCGGTCTTACATCATCTCCATCTTCGTCTTCTGCTTCTTCGTGCCGGTCCTCATCATGCTCTTCTGCTACGTGTCCATCATCAACACGGTGAAGAGGGGCAACGCCCTTTCTGCCAACGGAGACCTGACCGACCGGCAGAGGAAGATCGAGAGAGATGTCACCATC GTATCCATAGTGATCTGCACGGCCTTCATCCTGGCCTGGTCTCCTTATGCAGTGGTCTCCATGTGGTCAGCCTGCGGTTTCCATGTGCCCAACCTGACAAGCATCTTCACTCGCCTCTTTGCCAAGTCCGCCAGCTTCTACAACCCCCTGATCTACTTTGGCCTCAGCTCCAAGTTCCGTAAAGACGTGGCCATCTTGCTTCCCTGCACCCAGAACGCCAAAGATGCCGTCAGGCTGAAGCGCTTCAGACCAAAGGCAGAAGGTCACGGCCGCCGCGCTGCAGGAGGAGCCAGACTCAAAGGTCCCCTGAACCGCTCTGAAAAGAAGTACTCCCCGATGAACCAGATCCCTCAGGCTGCCACCCTGGGCAGTGGCAAGGAGACGCCGCCGCCTGGCACTGCACCAGCTGACGCCAAGGAAGTGTTTTTCATCAACATGGCCGCTGCGAACGAGGCCAGCTCTGAGTTTGAGTGTGTCAGACTCTGA